TGATCTTCGAAACAAGATAATCGGTTTGAGCGATACTTCTCACAGGAAGAGCTATTATCCTCAGTTAAAGGAGCAGATCAAAGAGCTAAGGCAGGCAATGCGCGCCCTGAAAGAAAGTGAGGAAAAATACAGGACATATGTAACCATATCTCCTTATCCTATTTTTGTAATTGATTTTTATGGCAAGTTCCTTGATGTAAATCCGGAAGCCTGCAGGGTTGCGGGTTATTCCAGTGAAGAGATTCTTGGAATGTATATTTCGGAATTCATTCTTCCTTCCCGGGTGGATAATTACGCACAAACCTTTTCCAAGCTTCAGGAAGAAGGAAAACTTTCAGGTGAATTTCCTTTCATGAATAGGCAAGGGGATATATTTTATCTGGAACTCCATGCAGTGCAGATTCCAGGTAATAAGTTCCTTGCAATATGCATGGACATAACTGAAAGGAAAAAAGCCGAAGATGAGATGCTAAGGGCAAAAATTGTGGCAGAAAATGCAAATCGTACCAAAACAGAATTCCTTGCAAATATGAGTCATGAACTTCGCACACCTTTGAACTCTGTGATCGGTTTTTCAGATCTGCTGCTTGAAGGTGCAGGCGGAGAACTTAGTGAAAAGCAGCTCCGTTATCTTACAAATATATCCCGCAGTGGTAAGCATCTACTTAGCATAATCAACGAGATCCTGGACATTTCCAGGATTGAATCCGGGGAAATGACAATTGATAAACAGAGAATTCTTCTGAGTGAAGTATATGACGAAATCCATCCTATCCTGAAACAACTTGCAGATAACAAGAATATTGATTTCAGTATTTCACTTGAAACCGCAGATACATATGTCTATGCTGACAAGGTCAGGCTTAAACAAATATTTTACAATCTTGTTACCAATGCCATCAAATTCACAGAAAACGGTGGTTCGGTTTTGATAGATTCGACCATTGATGGGAAAATCATCCAGATCTCAGTAATTGATACTGGAATAGGTATCGACAGCGAGGGAATGAAAAAGCTGTTTAAACCATTTGTGCAACTGGATTCATCTGAATCCCGGAAATATGAGGGTACTGGTCTTGGCCTTGCTCTTTCAAAGGAGCTTGTTGAACTTCATGGCGGAACCATCTGGGCTGAAAGTGAACCCGGCAAAGGAAGCAGTTTTACTTTTACTATTTCTGTATGTCAGTGATATTTCAAATAATGGATTTTATACAAAATCTAAAATATCATTCTGGAAAATTACGTCTTTTCCGTCGAAACATTGTGTTTTTAGTTTTTCATATATGATGAGCCAAAAACTTTTATAAAAAAACGACTTGGTATTTTATGTGGGAAAATTCAGGTCATTTGTAGTGTAATTGTATAAAGGTCATGCCAAAGTCAGGTGCATGTCTGAAAGCTAACCTGTTTTCAGGTGGTGATTTGTAGTATGAGTGGGAAATGTAGTGAAAAAGCAATGAATATACCTCATGGCAGTCTTCCGACCCGTAAGTTCTCTGCACCGGAAATAATTCTGGGTGACGGTTCCAGAAGCCTGATTGGTCAGTATGTCGACAGTCTTTCCGGCAGGAACGTTCTCCTGGTTACAGATCCGGGTGTCATTAAAGCAGGTTGGGCCGGGGAAATTGAAGACAGCATTAATTCAGAAGGAATAGATATTGTAGTCTATGACAAAGTCTCCCCTAATCCCAGATCTTCTGAGGTTATGCGGGGAGCCGAACTCTATGAGGATGAAGGGTGTGACCTCATTGTAGCTGTGGGAGGTGGAAGTCCCATGGACTGCGGCAAGGCAATTGGTGCGGTAGCTTCGAACCAGTGCAGTGTTCTGGAACTGGAAGGCGTGGATGAAGTTGCTATGCCTGCTCCTCCTTTGATATGCATTCCAACAACAGCAGGTTCCTCTGCTGATGTATCCCAGTTCGCCATAATCAACGATGAGAAAGAGCAGCGCAAGTTTGCAATAATCAGCAAAACAATGATAGCAGACCTGGCTCTCATCGATCCTGAAACCACCCTCTCAATGGATTCTCAACTGACAGCAGCTACCGGAATGGATGCCCTGTGCCATGCCTTCGAATCATACGTTTCTAACGCTTCTTCAGTGATGACTGACATGTATGCATTGGAAGCAACAAAACTGATCTCCGGGTATTTGCCCAAAGTCTATGATGAGCCTGATAATCTTGTTTACAGAGACAAAGTAATGCTTGGCAGTATGTATGCCGGACTGGCATTTTCAAATGCAAGTCTGGGTCTGGTTCATGCAATGGCACACAGTCTTGGCGGGTATAAAGATTCTCCACACGGAGAATGTAATGCTCAGCTTCTATGCCCCGTTGTTGAGTTCAATTATCCATTTGCATCTGAAAAGTATAAAGGACTTGAGATGGCCATGTCGGGAAACAAACCGGTACATGACAACGGTCCGGAAGGAATTGTAAATGCGCTTGAGAATCTCACTGAGCATCTGGGGATCAAGTCCGGCCTTTCATGCATAGGTGTAAAAGAAAGTGACATTGAGGTCCTAAGTAAAAATGCATTCAAGGATCCATGCCTGGCTACCAATCCGAACCCGGCCAGTATTGAAGACATAGCGAGACTTTTCCATGATTCACTCTGAAGAAGATGCCGGAAAGGATAGCCTTCGGCAGAAGATCATTGGATTAAGCGAGACATCACATCGCAAAAGTTATTATCCTCAGTTAAAAGAGCAGATAATTGAGTTGAATACTGCCATGGATGCTTTGCAGGAGAGCGAAAATAAATATCGCACTCTTGTTGAGAATGTGAATATCGGTATAATCAGAACAGAACCCTGGGAAGGCGGCAGGATACTTCAGGCCAATCCGGCTCTCTGTAAGATGCTGGGTTTTGCTGATGAGGAAGAACTTTTGACTCATCCAGTAACAGATATATATCTTCATCCGGAGGATCGCGCTGATCTGATGGATAAACTGAAGCGACTTGGTAGAATAAAAGATCATAAAATTGAATTCAAAGTAAGGGATGGTTCTATTATTCTCTGTTCTCTCACCCTTTCTGCACAATATGATTCTGAAGGAAATATCAAGTTTGTTGACGGTGTAGCCGAAGATATAACTGAGAAGGAAAAAAAGTCAGAAGCTCTAAGGCAGGCAAACAACAAACTGAATCTCCTGAGTTCCATAACTCGTCATGATATCGTCAATCAGGTAATGGTACTGGAAGGTTATCTGTTACTACTTGCCGAAAAAGTAACAGATCCTGAACAAATTGAACTGATACGGAGAATGAAGGATAATATCAGATCAATCGAAAGGCATATCATGTTCACCAAGGATTATCAGGAAATAGGTATCCATGCTCCTGAATGGGTGGGTCTGCAGCAGGTTCTAAAAGATGCCATGATATCACTGGATAACTCACAGGTGGATATTCGCATGGATACAGGGGATTATATGATCTTCACGGAAAGTCTTCTATAATCTTGGAAACAATGTGATAAAACATAGCCAGGCTGAAAACCTTTACATAACCACTGATAAGCATGATGATCAGTTGCTAGTGGTTTTCCGGGATGATGGAATTGGCATTGAGGACAAGAAAATGTTGTTCAAAAAAGGCAGTTCTTCTTCAGGATACGGACTTTTTCTGTCAAAGGAGATTCTTTCCATAACTGGTATTGGTATAAGGGAAACAGGAATTGCAGGTGAAGGTGCTCGCTTTGAGATTATTTTTCCTTATGGGCAGTATAAGTCTGTTCAATGATGTCCAGTAATGTGGATGCCTATGATTTAATTTAATTATGTATTTATATCAATACTGACAAAAATCACATTTATGTCAGTAATTACTCTCACTACTGATTTTGGCTCTCTTTATCCTGCATCCATGAAGGGTGTCATACTCAGTATAAACCCCGCAGCCACAATTGTTGACGTTACTCACTCAGTACCGCCCATTGATATAAGGGCAGGTGCTTTTGCTATCTATTCTGTGGTCAGACACTTTCCTCCCGGGACAATCCACGTAGGCGTTATTGATCCGGGGGTAGGCAGTGACCGTAAAGCGATAATTGTCAAAGCAGGTGACCAGTGGTTTGTAGGGCCTGATAATGGTCTTTTGATCCCTCCGGCACGTCTGCTTGGTGATGTTGAGGTATATGGGATCATAGAAGACAGGCTTTCTGAACATATATCATCAACATTCCATGGCAGGGATATCTTTGCTCCGGCAGCCGCATATTTATCAAGTGGCAGGGCTGTCCTTGAAATTGCCCGTAAAACAGATGATTATGTTGATATGGATTTTTCAGGCTACACGATAGAAAAGCAGTTCATTGAAGCAACTGTTATTTATGTGGATGATTTTGGAAACATAATTACCAACATTCCAGGCGAGAAGATACTTGACGAAATAGAGGCAGGAACTGTTCTTTCTGTATCAGGCAGGCAAATGCCATTCTTGAACACTTATAGTGGAGTTTCAAAATGGGGATTGATCGCATTGGTTGGAAGCCATGGATTCTTTGAGATTGCAGTGAATCAGGGTAGCGCTTCACGCTTGCTCCATCTTACTAATGGAAATAGTATAAGGATAGGGATAATGAGCAACCGTTAGTTGCTCATTATCATTGTTTTGTCCTGATAATATACACACAACACATTGCAATTATAGCTAATATTGCACTGTTCTGGCTGGTCTTTGGACTTTCTTCTTCTTCTTCAGATGCGGCTCCCATATCTATCTCCTGAGTTTCCAGTTCCACATCACCAACTGCTATCTCTGCATTACTTACAGTTACACTGTCAGTTTTAGTAAGGTCGTCTCCTGCAGAGTTAGTAATAACTACTTTTTGCATCTCTAGGTAGGTAATTCCAGAATTGTCCTTTGCCTGAAGTGTGATGGTAGCAAATGCTTCCCTGTCAAGCATCATGTCGTCTCCCATTATTACTGAATAGATATTGGTCACCGCCCCAAGTTCGTTATCAATAGTTCCTTTTGAGAATATTGTTTTTGCTCCTTCCTGCTTGAAGAAGTTACCTTCGGTTATTGCTATAACTTCTATAAGTGTGGGGTCATATGCCAGTTCCATCTCTGCACCGGAGACATTTACATCACTTTCGATCACGATGTCAAGTGTAAACTCGTCATTTTCTTCAACATGTAGTTGCGATGGAGCTAAGGCAACTGATATCTCTGCGTTTGCAGTTCCTGCAAGTAAAAGTGTAATAAGAACAAAGATAGAAATGGCTGCAAATGTTTTACAGCTTTTCATATATGTAATAACGATCACCTTCTATTATTCTTAATAAATATTGGTGTGTTATTATATTAAAATCATTGCAGGTTGTATTGTGGATGCATTTTCACATCCATTCATAGTGCCGTGCAACTTCGGTATTGAAATTATACATAAGGCTGTTCTCAACATAACCAAAGAAAAGGCATTTCTGGCAGTTACGTGCTTTCTCTTTTCGGATATTCTTTGTCCTTTGCCAGAAGTTTGCAATTCCTTCGTTGATGTGGCCTATTTGTTCACGATATACTCTGCAGTTTTCTATACTGCCATCGGCTGTCACATCAAGAATTATATCGTTTGCATGGCAGGTAAAATCAGGTTTAAGGTCACGTACCATCTTAAGATATGTATAGGAGTTTATTATTGGGTAGCCTTCCTTTTTCATCTCGATGATCCTGTCAACAGCCTGGTGGTACTTTGAAATATCGCGTATTCCCATTCTGTCCCAGGTATCCGTTTCTATTCCCTGGAATTCATACATGGGTTCGAATGATATTTTCACATCCAGGTCTTTTGCCATTGTGATAAGTTCTTCGATATCATTCAGGTTCTTTCCGCTGATAACACAGTTGAGCAGAAGAGGGTTGTCGATCCTGTCTTTTGCTTTAAGGATTCCCGGCATTATTCTATCAAGGTCAACTCCTCTTATATCTCTGTAACTGGAAGTCCCGTCAACAGAAACTGAAAGATAATCAAGGTCTGTGAGTTCATCTATTCGCTTTTCTAGCAAAAGTCCGTTGGTAATAAGTGATGTCACCATTCCAATGCTTTTCGCATGAGCCAGAATTTCAGGAAGGTCTTTTCTAAGAAGCGGCTCAACCGTCCATGCATTGTATACGATAATTCCAAAGTCTCTGGCTTCATCAAGGAGTTTGAAGATATCCTGAAGTTCCATCTCGTCTCCTTCTGTTTTCCAATATTCGCAGAATGAGCATTTCATGTTACATCTGGAATTGATGGCATGGGACAACACAAAAGGACGTTTCCTGATGTGCATCTGCCATACAGCTTTTGCAGCAATGAATGGTGAATATTTGGCCATGGTGATTATCCGGTATTGTTTCTCTCTTTTAAATCTGCATATGCTAAAAAAGATTTGCTCTACCATCGACTTCAGTTTCATTATGATGAATGTTCTCATCCCTCGTACTACTTATTATTGTACTGAATAATATGCTACAAAAATAGCACAAACTATTTATTTAGTGTTACAGTGTGATTATTCATTCTATTTATGTTGGTAGGAGATTTAAATTATGAGAAAAATTCTTTTTAGTTTATTGCTCATTGGAATGCTTTTGTGTTCCACAGGTATAGGAAGCGCTCACTTCACTATGGTTTTCCCAAGCGACAGCGCAGACAGCGTATGGGATGTAGTTCCAGAGGATTACATTGCAGAACTTGGTGACACAAAAGACGTTTACATGATGTGGGGTCACCCTTACGAGCACATTCTTTTCGATATGTCAAATGTTCCTGAAGTTTCAGTTACAAAACCAGATGGAACTGTTGAAGAGCTGACTGTTGAGGAAGTAACTGTTGATGGACAGGATGAAGACGGTAACATGGGAACCTTCCTTGCTTACAAGACATCATTTACAGTTGACCAGATGGGTGATTCAGTCATTTCCGTAAAATACGAAGATGTTGACGAAGATATGGTAGACTTTACCAAGGCTGTAATTCACTGTGGTGAAGAAATGTGGATGGGCTGGGATGCTGAAGTCGGACAGGACACAGAGATCATTCCATATATGAGACCATACGGCATGGAAGAAGGTTTTGTCTTTGCAGGTCAGGCACTTTCCAATGGTGAAGCTCTCACTGGCGCTGATGTGGAAATAGAGATTTATCACACCCTTGAGAAAGGAATTGAGATCGTTGAAGCTGCAGAAGAGATGTATCCATACGATGCACCAATGGTTTTCACAAGACTCACAAAGTCAAACGCAGCAGGAGACTTCGTTTACACCCTTGATGAGCCTGGAATCTGGTTTGTCGGTGCAACAATGGAACCTGAAGAGGGACAGCCTGTAAGAGGAGTATTCATTGTTCCTGTTATCGAGTCATTCCCTGCAAAAGCAGTAACCGCAGCAGCAGCAGCTGAAACACATGCGGAATCATCCGCAGATTCCGCAAGTGCTCCTGGATTCATCGCATCTGTTGCCCTTGCAGGTATACTCGGTGCTCTCTATACAATAATGAGGAAAGAGTAAATTATTGCTAAAATAAGATAGGGAGTCACTGTTCCCTATCAAACCCTTTTTATACGTTGCTATTCATTCTCAGTCCAAAATCATATGGATTGAAAAACAATTCATACCAAATTATACATATGAGGTAACAATTATGCATATTTCTGATGGTGTGTTATCTTTTCCGGTAATCGTTGCAGGATGGATAATTGCACTGGTTATGAATGCCGTGATCCTCTGGCGTTGTAAATCCAGACATGACATGGCAGAAGAAATCCCTAAGATATCTATTATGACAGGTGCTTTTTTTGTAGCATCTCTTGTCCACGTGTCCATTGGTCCTACAAGTGTTCACCTGCTTTTGACAGGGCTTCTTGGTGTCATACTGGGATTGATGTCATTTCCTGCAATGCTCGTTGGTCTCACATTACAGGCATTTCTTTTCCAGCATGGCGGTATCACAACCATAGGTATTAACAATGTGATGATGGGTGTTCCTGCTCTGATCGCGTACTGGATATTCAGGTACGGTTACCAAAAAGGTATCAATGCTTCTGTACTGGGTATTGTCTGTGGTGCTCTGGGAGTGATGCTTTCAGGAATTTTCCTTGCTTTGATGCTTATAACCACTGGTGAACAATTCACAGAGATCGCATATGCAGTTGTAGTTGCTCATATTCCTATTATGATAATTGAAGGAATTATTACCGGTTCTGTTGTAACTTTTATACTTAAGGTCAGGCCGGAGTTATTACCACTGGACAGGGAGGTTTAAGATTATGGATTCTTTGAGATTAATGAAAATTCTGGTTTTATTAAGTATGGTTTTTACTATCTGTATTCCTGCAGCTTCCGCACACCGTGTCTATGTTCAGGAAACAATTACAGAGATCGAAATCAAATCCTGGTTCGGTGGTGGGGATCCGATGGCAGATGCAGATGTTAGAATATATGCCATCAAGAACGGTGAAGAAGAACTCTATATTGAGGACAAGACTGATTCAGATGGTCTGTATTATTTCACCCCGAAGCTGGGAGTATCAGAATACAGGGTTGAGGTTTCAGAAAGTGGTCACAAGAGTGAAGAGACATTCACTCTGACCGGAGATGCGGTTGGTGACACTTCAGATGCAGAACTTCCACTGGCTGCAAGAATTGGTGCAGGTTTTGGTTATATTATCGGTATTGCAGGAATTGCAATGTATCTCTCAGCACGCAAGTCCAGATCCGAATAAAAATCACAGGAATTTGAATAGAAGGTGACACTAAATGGAATACCCGGAAATTGATGCATATGCTTCACTGGATTCACCCATCCATCGTTTTGATCCCCGGGCAAAGATAGTGTCATTTACTTTCCTTATATTCTCTTTTGTTTTTGTTAATGACATAAGGGT
The sequence above is a segment of the uncultured Methanolobus sp. genome. Coding sequences within it:
- a CDS encoding carboxypeptidase-like regulatory domain-containing protein, whose amino-acid sequence is MDSLRLMKILVLLSMVFTICIPAASAHRVYVQETITEIEIKSWFGGGDPMADADVRIYAIKNGEEELYIEDKTDSDGLYYFTPKLGVSEYRVEVSESGHKSEETFTLTGDAVGDTSDAELPLAARIGAGFGYIIGIAGIAMYLSARKSRSE
- a CDS encoding DUF4198 domain-containing protein encodes the protein MRKILFSLLLIGMLLCSTGIGSAHFTMVFPSDSADSVWDVVPEDYIAELGDTKDVYMMWGHPYEHILFDMSNVPEVSVTKPDGTVEELTVEEVTVDGQDEDGNMGTFLAYKTSFTVDQMGDSVISVKYEDVDEDMVDFTKAVIHCGEEMWMGWDAEVGQDTEIIPYMRPYGMEEGFVFAGQALSNGEALTGADVEIEIYHTLEKGIEIVEAAEEMYPYDAPMVFTRLTKSNAAGDFVYTLDEPGIWFVGATMEPEEGQPVRGVFIVPVIESFPAKAVTAAAAAETHAESSADSASAPGFIASVALAGILGALYTIMRKE
- a CDS encoding iron-containing alcohol dehydrogenase; translated protein: MSGKCSEKAMNIPHGSLPTRKFSAPEIILGDGSRSLIGQYVDSLSGRNVLLVTDPGVIKAGWAGEIEDSINSEGIDIVVYDKVSPNPRSSEVMRGAELYEDEGCDLIVAVGGGSPMDCGKAIGAVASNQCSVLELEGVDEVAMPAPPLICIPTTAGSSADVSQFAIINDEKEQRKFAIISKTMIADLALIDPETTLSMDSQLTAATGMDALCHAFESYVSNASSVMTDMYALEATKLISGYLPKVYDEPDNLVYRDKVMLGSMYAGLAFSNASLGLVHAMAHSLGGYKDSPHGECNAQLLCPVVEFNYPFASEKYKGLEMAMSGNKPVHDNGPEGIVNALENLTEHLGIKSGLSCIGVKESDIEVLSKNAFKDPCLATNPNPASIEDIARLFHDSL
- a CDS encoding PAS domain S-box protein yields the protein MIHSEEDAGKDSLRQKIIGLSETSHRKSYYPQLKEQIIELNTAMDALQESENKYRTLVENVNIGIIRTEPWEGGRILQANPALCKMLGFADEEELLTHPVTDIYLHPEDRADLMDKLKRLGRIKDHKIEFKVRDGSIILCSLTLSAQYDSEGNIKFVDGVAEDITEKEKKSEALRQANNKLNLLSSITRHDIVNQVMVLEGYLLLLAEKVTDPEQIELIRRMKDNIRSIERHIMFTKDYQEIGIHAPEWVGLQQVLKDAMISLDNSQVDIRMDTGDYMIFTESLL
- the cbiM gene encoding cobalt transporter CbiM, with amino-acid sequence MHISDGVLSFPVIVAGWIIALVMNAVILWRCKSRHDMAEEIPKISIMTGAFFVASLVHVSIGPTSVHLLLTGLLGVILGLMSFPAMLVGLTLQAFLFQHGGITTIGINNVMMGVPALIAYWIFRYGYQKGINASVLGIVCGALGVMLSGIFLALMLITTGEQFTEIAYAVVVAHIPIMIIEGIITGSVVTFILKVRPELLPLDREV
- a CDS encoding ATP-binding protein, which produces MIKHSQAENLYITTDKHDDQLLVVFRDDGIGIEDKKMLFKKGSSSSGYGLFLSKEILSITGIGIRETGIAGEGARFEIIFPYGQYKSVQ
- a CDS encoding ATP-binding protein — its product is MLPPENDKRQTDLRNKIIGLSDTSHRKSYYPQLKEQIKELRQAMRALKESEEKYRTYVTISPYPIFVIDFYGKFLDVNPEACRVAGYSSEEILGMYISEFILPSRVDNYAQTFSKLQEEGKLSGEFPFMNRQGDIFYLELHAVQIPGNKFLAICMDITERKKAEDEMLRAKIVAENANRTKTEFLANMSHELRTPLNSVIGFSDLLLEGAGGELSEKQLRYLTNISRSGKHLLSIINEILDISRIESGEMTIDKQRILLSEVYDEIHPILKQLADNKNIDFSISLETADTYVYADKVRLKQIFYNLVTNAIKFTENGGSVLIDSTIDGKIIQISVIDTGIGIDSEGMKKLFKPFVQLDSSESRKYEGTGLGLALSKELVELHGGTIWAESEPGKGSSFTFTISVCQ
- a CDS encoding S-adenosyl-l-methionine hydroxide adenosyltransferase family protein, which gives rise to MSVITLTTDFGSLYPASMKGVILSINPAATIVDVTHSVPPIDIRAGAFAIYSVVRHFPPGTIHVGVIDPGVGSDRKAIIVKAGDQWFVGPDNGLLIPPARLLGDVEVYGIIEDRLSEHISSTFHGRDIFAPAAAYLSSGRAVLEIARKTDDYVDMDFSGYTIEKQFIEATVIYVDDFGNIITNIPGEKILDEIEAGTVLSVSGRQMPFLNTYSGVSKWGLIALVGSHGFFEIAVNQGSASRLLHLTNGNSIRIGIMSNR
- a CDS encoding radical SAM protein gives rise to the protein MAKYSPFIAAKAVWQMHIRKRPFVLSHAINSRCNMKCSFCEYWKTEGDEMELQDIFKLLDEARDFGIIVYNAWTVEPLLRKDLPEILAHAKSIGMVTSLITNGLLLEKRIDELTDLDYLSVSVDGTSSYRDIRGVDLDRIMPGILKAKDRIDNPLLLNCVISGKNLNDIEELITMAKDLDVKISFEPMYEFQGIETDTWDRMGIRDISKYHQAVDRIIEMKKEGYPIINSYTYLKMVRDLKPDFTCHANDIILDVTADGSIENCRVYREQIGHINEGIANFWQRTKNIRKEKARNCQKCLFFGYVENSLMYNFNTEVARHYEWM
- a CDS encoding cohesin domain-containing protein, with the translated sequence MKSCKTFAAISIFVLITLLLAGTANAEISVALAPSQLHVEENDEFTLDIVIESDVNVSGAEMELAYDPTLIEVIAITEGNFFKQEGAKTIFSKGTIDNELGAVTNIYSVIMGDDMMLDREAFATITLQAKDNSGITYLEMQKVVITNSAGDDLTKTDSVTVSNAEIAVGDVELETQEIDMGAASEEEEESPKTSQNSAILAIIAMCCVYIIRTKQ